One stretch of Prinia subflava isolate CZ2003 ecotype Zambia chromosome 19, Cam_Psub_1.2, whole genome shotgun sequence DNA includes these proteins:
- the HIC2 gene encoding hypermethylated in cancer 2 protein, which translates to MELPNHAKQLLLQLNQQRAKGFLCDVIIVVENALFRAHKNILAASSMYFKSLVLHDNLINLDTDMVNPTVFRQILDFIYTGKLLTTDQPGEQNFNALLTAASYLQLHDLAALCRKKLKRNGKSFAGKAGGLGVGRSARSQRLSTASVIQARYSGSNEGLKGSHSKELSKGKLSDDEVFISSSNQENCHSLSRGTSKNGGGSSSANGSTGDQELGLDLSKKSPSLPVAASHDDTQHSESQHGSPQSASAPAANSASSFDESGVGAPHSMADSSDPMEMDLSEECHHSLTEGSQRKGLRHSSRKKEWIKKDNAFDRKDGGKDRDEGEGLPNGILLGPLSKSVERSLAGAYGADLPYPCKEEVENGKENSDDSGQSESESGGHTSANYVYRQEGFEPVAYGDNLYVCIPCGKGFPSSEQLNAHVETHTEEDLYIKEEGTYGSKDEAEDLSNPNQSYAAESRPFKCSVCEKSYKDPATLRQHEKTHWLTRPFPCNICGKMFTQRGTMTRHMRSHLGLKPFACEECGMRFTRQYRLTEHMRVHSGEKPYECQLCGGKFTQQRNLISHLRMHTSPT; encoded by the coding sequence ATGGAACTGCCAAATCATGCCAAACAACTGCTATTGCAGCTGAACCAGCAACGAGCCAAAGGTTTCCTCTGTGATGTGATCATTGTGGTAGAAAATGCCCTGTTTCGTGCCCATAAGAACAtcctggcagccagcagcatgTATTTCAAATCCCTTGTCCTGCATGACAACCTGATAAACTTAGACACCGACATGGTGAACCCCACCGTGTTCCGGCAGATCTTGGACTTTATTTATACTGGTAAGCTCTTAACGACTGACCAGCCTGGTGAACAGAACTTTAATGCTCTCCTCACCGCAGCAAGCTACCTCCAACTGCACGACctggcagctctctgcagaAAGAAGCTGAAGCGGAACGGCAAGTCCTTCGCTGGCAAGGCCGGTGGCCTTGGTGTTGGGAGATCTGCCAGGAGTCAGAGACTTTCCACTGCTTCAGTCATCCAAGCTCGCTATTCAGGGTCAAATGAGGGGTTGAAGGGCTCGCACTCAAAGGAGCTGTCAAAGGGAAAGCTCTCTGATGACGAGGTCTTCATCAGCAGCTCCAACCAAGAGAACTGTCACTCCTTAAGCAGGGGAACCAGCAAGAACggtggtgggagcagcagtgcGAATGGGAGCACCGGTGACCAGGAGCTAGGCCTCGACCTGTCCAAAAAGAGCCCCTCGCTCCCTGTGGCAGCCTCCCACGATGACACGCAGCACAGCGAAAGCCAGCACGGCTCTCCCCAATctgcctcagcccctgcagccaaCAGTGCCTCATCGTTCGACGAGTCTGGCGTCGGAGCCCCCCACAGCATGGCAGACAGCAGCGACCCCATGGAGATGGATCTGAGCGAGGAGTGCCACCACTCTCTGACCGAGGGCAGCCAGCGCAAGGGCCTCCGGCACTCGTCCCGCAAGAAGGAGTGGATCAAGAAAGACAACGCCTTTGACCGAAAGGATGGGGGCAAGGACAGGGACGAGGGTGAAGGGCTGCCCAATGGTATCCTGCTGGGGCCCTTGTCCAAGTCTGTGGAGAGGAGTCTGGCCGGGGCCTACGGGGCAGACCTGCCCTACCCATGTAAGGAGGAGGTAGAAAATGGTAAGGAGAACAGTGACGACAGCGGCCAGAGCGAGAGTGAGAGCGGCGGCCACACCAGTGCCAACTACGTCTACCGGCAGGAGGGGTTTGAGCCAGTGGCCTATGGTGACAACCTGTATGTCTGTATCCCCTGTGGCAAAGGCTTCCCgagctctgagcagctcaaCGCCCACGTGGAAACGCACACCGAGGAAGACCTTTACATCAAGGAGGAAGGCACATACGGCAGCAAGGATGAAGCTGAGGATTTGTCCAACCCCAATCAGTCCTACGCTGCAGAGTCCCGGCCCTTCAAATGTTCAGTGTGTGAGAAGAGCTACAAGGATCCGGCCACGCTGCGGCAGCACGAGAAGACTCACTGGCTGACGCGGCCCTTCCCTTGCAACATCTGCGGCAAGATGTTCACGCAGCGGGGCACCATGACACGGCACATGCGCAGCCACTTGGGGCTCAAGCCCTTTGCTTGCGAGGAATGTGGGATGCGCTTTACCCGGCAGTACCGACTAACAGAGCATATGCGTGTCCACTCAGGAGAAAAACCTTACGAATGTCAACTGTGTGGTGGGAAATTCACCCAGCAGCGCAATCTGATCAGCCACCTGCGAATGCATACCTCTCCCACATAA